ACAGAGCAATTGAAGCAAACAAATGAAGCAAAGCAATAATCTCAAAGCAAATCAACAATTTTTTATTTAATTAAATATATTATAAATGGATTTATCTGTAAAATATTTAGGCTTGGATTTAAAAAATCCGATTATTATTGGAAGTTCGGGATTATCAGATTCTGCAAAAAAAATAATAAATTTGGAAAATGCCGGAGCGGGTGCTGTAGTCATTAAATCTCTGTTTGAAGAGCAGATTCTTGCAGAAATGGGTAAAAGTCAAAATTTAGATTATCACGACTATCCCGAAGCTCATGATTATGCTCGTTATTACACAAAAGAAAAAAATACCAATGATTATTTAGATTTAATTAAAGGAGCAAAAAAATCTGTTGAAATTCCGGTAATTGCAAGTATAAATTGTGTAAACAGTAAAGAGTGGACTTCATTTGCAAAAAAAATTGAAACCGCAGGAGCAGATGCACTTGAAATAAATGTTTCAATGTTGCCTTCGAATATCGAACTGAACAGTAATGAAAACGAGCAAAAATATTTTGATATTATATCTGAAGTAAGAAAAAGCATTAAAATTCCTATTGCTCTGAAAATGAGTAGTTATTCAGCCGGATTAGCTCAATTAATTCAAAAATTGAGTTGGACAAAAAATACAG
The genomic region above belongs to Bacteroidales bacterium and contains:
- a CDS encoding dihydroorotate dehydrogenase-like protein translates to MDLSVKYLGLDLKNPIIIGSSGLSDSAKKIINLENAGAGAVVIKSLFEEQILAEMGKSQNLDYHDYPEAHDYARYYTKEKNTNDYLDLIKGAKKSVEIPVIASINCVNSKEWTSFAKKIETAGADALEINVSMLPSNIELNSNENEQKYFDIISEVRKSIKIPIALKMSSYSAGLAQLIQKLSWTKNTDAFVLFNRYYSPDIDLHKMKIVSSNVFSTPEEISVSLRWIALLSNKIQLPLIATTGIHNSEGVVKQILAGAQAVQIVSTVYKNGNEYIGEIIRGLEDWMNKNNHKTLSDFRGLLSYDKAKGGAAFERVQFMKYFSDIT